A genomic window from Prunus persica cultivar Lovell chromosome G2, Prunus_persica_NCBIv2, whole genome shotgun sequence includes:
- the LOC18787549 gene encoding elongator complex protein 1: protein MNNLKLYSEVSLNLQLQSKEELILFSAFDIEQNRLFFASSSNNIYATHLSSIQHERAWSRTSICAQVHQIELEPEDFITSFGYLMEKEALLVGTSNGLLLLHSVDDNDTQIVGGVDGGVKCIAPSPDGDLLAITTGSGQILVMTQDWDLLYETALEDLPEDVNHVCETQFESSISWRGDGKYFVTLSEVLDSTSLHKRLKIWERHSGALHAVSESKSMGSVVDWMPSGAKIAAVYDRKSENECPSIVFFERNGLERSLFSINEETNATIEFLKWNCSSDLLAAIVRCDNYDCVKVWYFSNNHWYLKSEVRYPRQDGVRFVWNPTKPLQLLCWTLGGQITSYDFIWNSAVMDDSTALVIDDSKILVTPLSLYLMPPPMYIFSLKFPSAVRDLAYHSKNSKNCLAASLSDGCLCVVELPATDSWEELEGKEFSVEASVSESPFGSLLHLIWLDPHKILAVSHYGFSHSKYVSQTSSSEDGAGFYLQEIELICSEDHVPGSVTCSGWHAKVSSQNSLEEMIIAIAPNPARKGSAFVQFDGGKVSEYVPKLGITRGVPKHNWSFSSTCPSMSVVLVGNSGSLEPLLFGLEDSCRLHVSGKIICNNCSSFSFYSNLDDQVTTHLILATKQDCLFIADITDILHRELEIKFENPIQAGSKKREDNRNFITIWERGAKIIGVLHGDEAAVILQTTRGNIECIYPRKLVLASICNALVQRRFRDALLMVRRHRIDFNVIVDYCGLQVFLQSASEFVKQVNNLNYITEFVCAIKNENIIETLYKSFISLPFPKEAKDVQSQDSKGFDSNNKISSVLLAIRRALEEQLPQVPARELCILTTLARNEPPALDEALERIKDIREMELSGSNDQKRMSYPSAEEALKHLLWLSDSESVYEAALGLYDLNLAAMVALNSQRDPKEFLPFLQELECMPVTLMRYNIDLKLHRFEKALKHIVSAGDTCYADSMNLMKKNPRLFPLGLQLIADPAKKRQVLEAWGDHLSDEKCFEDAAATYLCCSSLEKALKSYRACGNWSKVLTVAGILKLGEDEIMQLAHELCEELQALGKPSEAAKIALDYCGDVNNGMNLLISARDWEEALRIALMHNRQDLISDVKNASLECASLLVGEYEEGVEKVGKYLARYLALRQRRLLLAAKLQSEERSMNDLDDDTASEASSNFSGMSAYTTGTRDSSVTSTRSSAASKARDARRQRKRGKIRAGSPGEELALADHLKGMSLTTGAMYELKSLLHSLVMLGEVETARKLQKAGENLQLSHMAAVRLTEDTISSDSIDEHTQTLDHYAQIIRSEVQNSEAFFWRCNVFVSP from the exons ATGAATAACCTGAAGTTGTATTCGGAGGTCTCGTTGAATCTCCAGTTACAGTCGAAAGAGGAGCTTATACTCTTCTCCGCCTTCGATATCGAGCAGAATCGCTTGTTCTTCGCTTCTTCCTCCAATAACATTTACGCCACTCACCTTTCTTCTATCCAG CATGAAAGAGCATGGAGCAGAACCTCAATATGTGCACAAGTTCATCAAATTGAATTGGAGCCTGAGGACTTCATCACTTCCTTTGGTTACCTAATGGAGAAAGAAGCGCTCTTGGTGGGTACAAGTAATGGGCTTCTGCTTCTGCATTCTGTGGATGATAATGACACCCAAATCGTCGGTGGAGTGGATGGCGGCGTCAAGTGCATTGCGCCTAGTCCAGATGGAGACCTTCTTGCCATAACTACTGGTTCTGGGCAGATACTGGTAATGACTCAGGATTGGGATTTGTTGTACGAGACCGCACTTGAGGATCTTCCGGAAGATGTCAACCACGTAT GTGAAACACAATTTGAAAGCTCCATTTCCTGGCGAGGTGATGGGAAATACTTTGTCACACTAAGTGAGGTGCTGGATTCGACATCCTTGCATAAGAGGCTTAAAATTTGGGAGCGACATTCGGGTGCATTACATGCTGTTTCAGAATCAAAGTCAATGGGATCAGTTGTCGACTGGATGCCCAGTGGAGCAAAAATTGCAGCCGTGTATGATAGGAAATCAGAAAATGAGTGTCCCTCAATAGTTTTCTTTGAGAGGAACGGGTTAGAAAGGAGCTTGTTTAGCATTAATGAGGAAACAAATGCAACcatagaatttctcaagtGGAATTGCAGTTCAGATCTTCTTGCTGCCATTGTCAGATGTGACAATTATGACTGTGTCAAGGTATGGTATTTCAGTAACAACCACTGGTACTTAAAATCTGAAGTTAGATACCCAAGACAGGATGGAGTGAGGTTTGTTTGGAATCCAACAAAGCCATTGCAGTTATTGTGTTGGACTCTCGGAGGCCAGATTACATCGTATGACTTCATATGGAATTCAGCTGTGATGGATGACTCAACCGCACTAGTAATTGATGACTCCAAGATACTTGTAACCCCCCTTTCTTTGTACCTAATGCCACCTCCCATGTACATTTTCAGCCTTAAATTCCCAAGTGCTGTACGGGACTTGGCTTACCATTCCAAGAATTCTAAGAACTGTTTGGCTGCTTCTCTGTCAGATGGTTGTTTATGTGTCGTAGAGCTTCCGGCCACTGATTCTTGGGAAGAACTAGAAGGCAAAGAATTTTCCGTTGAAGCATCTGTTTCTGAATCACCATTTGGTTCTTTATTGCATCTGATATGGTTGGACCCACATAAAATTCTTGCTGTTTCGCACTATGGATTCAGTCATAGTAAATACGTATCTCAAACTTCATCAAGTGAGGATGGCGCCGGTTTTTATTTGCAGGAAATTGAGCTTATATGCTCCGAGGATCATGTCCCAGGATCAGTGACATGCTCAGGCTGGCATGCCAAAGTTTCCAGCCAAAACTCTCTAGAAGAGATGATTATTGCAATTGCTCCTAATCCTGCTCGGAAAGGTTCAGCATTTGTTCAATTTGATGGTGGAAAGGTTTCCGAGTATGTTCCAAAGTTGGGCATCACCAGAGGGGTTCCAAAACACAATTGGAGTTTCTCATCAACTTGCCCTTCTATGAGTGTGGTTCTAGTTGGAAACAGTGGGTCATTGGAACCTTTACTTTTTGGACTTGAGGACAGTTGTAGGTTGCACGTTAGTGGGAAGATAATATGCAACAACTGCAGCAGTTTCTCATTCTACTCAAATTTGGATGACCAAGTGACCACGCATTTAATTTTGGCAACTAAGCAGGATTGTCTTTTTATTGCTGACATAACAGATATATTGCACAGAGAGCtggaaataaaatttgagaaccCCATACAAGCTGGTAGCAAGAAACGAGAAGATAATAGAAACTTCATAACCATATGGGAAAGAGGTGCTAAAATTATTGGTGTCCTGCATGGAGATGAAGCTGCTGTTATATTGCAAACAACTCGGGGAAATATAGAATGCATTTATCCAAGAAAATTGGTCCTGGCCTCTATTTGCAATGCATTGGTCCAGAGGCGTTTTAGAGATGCACTTCTCATGGTGAGGCGGCATAGAATAGATTTCAATGTCATTGTTGACTATTGTGGTTTGCAAGTGTTTCTCCAATCAGCTTCAGAATTTGTCAAGCAGGTTAATAATTTGAACTACATAACTGAGTTTGTTTGTGCCATAAAGAATGAAAACATTATAGAGACACTATATAAAAGTTTTATCTCTCTACCTTTCCCAAAAGAAGCTAAAGATGTGCAATCTCAAGACTCCAAGGGTTTTGATTCTAATAACAAGATATCTTCTGTGCTTCTGGCCATAAGGAGGGCTCTTGAGGAACAATTACCACAAGTTCCTGCAAGGGAGCTTTGCATTTTAACCACTCTAGCTCGAAATGAACCCCCTGCACTTGATGAAGCTTTGGAGAGAATAAAAGATATCCGTGAAATGGAATTGTCAGGTTCCAATGACCAGAAAAGAATGTCTTACCCCTCTGCCGAAGAGGCTTTGAAGCATCTTCTATGGTTATCTGATTCTGAATCTGTTTATGAGGCTGCTTTAGGCCTTTATGATTTGAACCTTGCAGCTATGGTGGCATTGAACTCTCAGCGGGACCCTAAAgaatttcttccttttctccaAGAATTGGAATGCATGCCGGTTACTTTAATGCGCTATAACATTGACCTAAAGCTGCACAGGTTTGAGAAAGCTCTCAAGCACATTGTTTCTGCAGGAGACACTTGTTATGCAGATTCTATGAACCTGATGAAGAAAAATCCTCGACTTTTCCCCTTGGGACTTCAACTGATTGCTGATCCTGCCAAGAAGAGGCAAGTCCTCGAGGCCTGGGGAGATCATCTTAGTGATGAAAAATGCTTTGAGGATGCTGCTGCAACTTATTTGTGCTGTTCCAGTTTGGAGAAGGCTTTGAAGTCATACCGTGCTTGTGGTAATTGGAGTAAGGTGCTAACAGTTGCTGGGATTCTAAAACTGGGTGAAGATGAGATAATGCAACTCGCTCATGAGCTTTGTGAAGAACTTCAAGCTCTTGGTAAACCAAGTGAAGCAGCCAAAATTGCGCTGGACTATTGTGGTGATGTTAACAACGGGATGAATTTGTTGATTAGTGCAAGGGACTGGGAGGAGGCCTTGAGAATCGCTTTAATGCACAATAGACAGGATTTGATCTCTGATGTGAAGAATGCATCCTTGGAATGTGCAAGCTTGCTTGTCGGTGAATATGAGGAAGGTGTGGAGAAAGTAGGGAAGTACTTGGCTCGCTACTTAGCTTTGCGACAAAGAAGGTTACTTCTTGCTGCAAAACTCCAGTCAGAGGAACGGTCAATGAACGATCTTGATGATGATACTGCTTCAGAGGCTAGCAGTAATTTCAGTGGAATGAGTGCTTACACCACTGG GACCAGGGACAGCTCTGTCACTTCCACCAGATCAAGTGCAGCAAGCAAGGCAAGAGATGCCAGGCGTcagagaaaaagaggaaaaatccGTGCTGGCAG TCCTGGCGAGGAATTGGCTCTGGCAGACCACTTGAAGGGCATGTCTCTAACCACTGGAGCGATGTACGAGCTAAAATCTTTATTACATTCGCTTGTGATGCTTGGCGAGGTTGAAACTGCGAGGAAGCTGCAAAAGGCTGGGGAAAACTTGCAACTGTCTCACATGGCAGCAGTCAGACTAACTGAAGATACAATATCCAGTGATAGCATAGATGAGCATACACAGACTTTGGATCACTACGCACAAATTATTAGAAGTGAAGTGCAGAACTCCGAGGCGTTCTTTTGGCGGTGTAATGTATTTGTTTCCCCTTAA